In Mammaliicoccus sp. Marseille-Q6498, the genomic stretch ATTGTTAAACCAGATCTAAATGCTGCGCCGATTTTTTGTCTGAAGAATAAACCTAATAAGAATATGACAATCGGTAAAATAACTGTTGCGCCCAAATCTAGAAAAGCTTGAATAAAATCTACGAAACCCTTCATTCTTTACACCATCCTTTTTTTTAGAAGAATGGGAGTGAGACAGAAATCTAAAATGTTAAATTAGATTTCGTCGTCTCACCCCCGCAAGGGTGACTAGATTTCTAAAAAGCTTGGTACAAGCGCATTTAGAAATCAGACACCTACTGCGTCTTCATACATTTAACTCAATAAATTAAGGCCAGGACATTTATGTCCCAGGCTCATGCTTATAATATATTTCAGTACAGCTCTAGCTTTGTAATACGTCTAATATTTCTTTTTTAGTATCTTCAACACCAATTCCTGTTAAGAAGTTACGTGCGTTAATAACGGGGAAGTCGTATTCTTTTTGTGTCATAGCTGTTGTAACTAATAAATCGGCTGTATTCACGTATGCGCCAACTTCTGAAATTTTAATTTGTTTTAAATCCACTTTAATGTTGTGTTCTTTAGCCATTTCCTCAATTGCACTATTTACCACTGTTGACGTTGCGATTCCTGCTCCACATGCTACTAATACTTGTTTCATAATAAATTCCTCCTAATTTTTGTTTAAAGTTCACTTAATTCTTTGTCGATTGCATCTACAATAGATTGTTTATCTGTCGCATTTGCGATAAATTCTAGCAATTGATCATTTTGGAAAATGCCCATTAATTTCTGTAATAGTGAAAGCTGTGCATCTTCTTTATCCATTGCGAGCATAAAAATTAATTTCACATCTGTTGTTTCTTCTAATTCTCCCATGATGACAAAAGGGACTGTTTCTTTTAAAACAGCGATACCAATTGCTTTAGATTGAACATGTTGAATATCCGTATGTGGGATTGCAACAGAACAATATACAGTTGGTAAACCTGTTGCAAATGACTTTTCTCTTTCTATAACTGCTTCTTTGTAAGTTTCTTTAACGTAACCATTTTGGTACATTAAATCGGATAACTTACTTAGCGCTTCTTCATTTGTCGTTGCCTCCATATCTAGTAAGACGTTAGAGACATCGATTTTTAAATCTTGCATGTTATGCAACCCCTTTGTTTTAATCTATTTTTGAGAATTGCTGAATGATTTCATATACTGCATTTTTCGAATCTGTTTCAATAATGCGCTGAATACTTTCGGTATCTTGAGACATATCTCTTAATTGAAGTAGCGGTCTTAAATGTTTGAATTTATCTGTTGCAGCAATGACAACGAAAATATAAACATCTTTACCTGTACTTAATTGAAGCGGTTCGTCTAATACCAACATACTCATTGAAGTTCTGTTAACTGTTGATTCACCGTCAGCATGAGGAATCGCGATATTTTGATTGATGACCATGTAAGTATCATCAAATGCATCGATCATCGCATCGATATACGCTGTGTCTACATAATTCATTTTGACGAGTGGTTCAGCAGTTAAGCGAATGGCTTCCTCGATATTAACAACACTTTGTACAATGTTGATATGATTGGTTGGTAATAGATCTTGCAAATTCAATGTGCTATTCAGAAATACCGCAGATGATTTAATAGATGAATAGGCATATGCGTCATCAACTTGTCCTTTTAACTTATTAAAAAGTTCAGCCTCATCATGAATCGTCGCATGCTCACGTATGACAGACAGCATTTTTTCGACTTGTAATTCCGTTTCAAGCGTATTGTTCAATTGTCCGAAAACGTGTTGACGTAATTCTTGTTTTTCATGAGCAGTTAAAATCGTCTTCGTAATGTATAACTTTTTATTTGTCATAATATGCATTGGAGAAAAGACGATATCGAAATCTAACTCATATTGATTAAATTCTCGTAATGATAATGCGTCTAAAAAGATGAATTCTGGAAAAACGGTTCGTAATTCTTGTAACATGAGTTGTGAGATAGAAGTACCTTGCGTACAAACTACGACGGCTTTCACTTTTTGTTCGATATCTTCATCTTGTCTTCTTAAACTGCCACCGATTAACATGGTTAAATATGCAATTTCGTTCTCTGGTAACGGTTGGTAGAAGAAATTTTCTAACGGTTTTGTCGATAGTTTAACTAAGTGAAAAAGTTCCTTATAGTCATCTTTTAAAGAATTTGCCAACTCCTCGATATCAGACAGTTGGTAACGAATACGATAAAATGCTGGTTTCATATGAAGTAGCAACTGGTTGAGTAAAGTTGTTCTATCTTTAAACGTAATGAATGTTACTTTTTCAAATTGATCAATCATTTTCTCAAGTGCTGTTTTGAGTTCTGGTAAATGATGAACATCACTTAATTCTGACCATTGAACACTTGTCGATAATAATTGTAGTGTGATAAATAACTTTTCTTGTCTCGGTATATCTGAATAAGCAGAAGTTAATATTTCGGTTGCTTGATATTCCTGAGTGTCTGAAAGGTCATCATATCCAATTGAAAAAGGGTCAACGATTTTGTCGTGTTTAATTCTTCTCAATATTGAACAGAGTTTCAAAGGTAAAGTACGTGTACTTTGATCAATAAATTTACTATCTAAAAACTGTTCAATCTTATTAATTTGATGATTGATGGATTCGATTTCTGCTTCTTTAAAGTTCAAATAATTCATAATGTCAGCGCTTACAATATTGATTGTAAAAACTTTATCAATGAGTCTCATTAACAAACGTCTTACTTCAAATTCATTACCTACAAGATAATATCCGTTGAGACGTGAATATTGGAGCTTAACATCATAAGGTTGTAACAATTCTTTTAATTTTTTTATGTCATTTAAAACCGTATTTTTACTAACTTGTAAATCAATCGAGAAGTGATTTAACGACAAGACATCATCTTCCCTAAACAACATCAACAAAATGAGATGCGCGCGTTGGTAAGCAGTATATACTTGCTCATTTTCTTGAGAGGTGGATTCGCTTGAAATATTAAGGAAATCTTTAACAGAATCATCAACGATAAAGTAACCTTGACTTGTTCTTTCAATTTCTGGGTAGTCTTGTTCTTGTAGCCAGTCATTCAATTTTTGAATCCTGTAACCAAGTTGTCTACGAGAAATGTTAAATATTGATTCTAAGTCTTTACCTTTAACTTTTGGATTTTTGATCATTTCAGTAATGATATTAAAGTTTTCCGATTGTATATTGAATCCCTCCTTTGTTGTTAACTTTAACTTATCACATGACATCAAAGAGTTGTACAACCTTTAATCACAAATGTTATATATAAACGTGTACATCGTTGTGATTTTGTAGGCAAAAGCTTTATGTATAGGGGGTTCAGCAAGGCAAAAGATTATACGATAAAAACAATACTTCCCGCAGACTGACCTTTAAAAAATAAAGACTTTTTAATAAAAGTACTTGCTTGTGACGCGAGGTAACCTAGTATAGTGAAGTTAAGAAAAAATAAGGAGGAATCATTTATGAGTATGACAACAGGTGAAGTAGCAAGTTTATGTAATGTAACAGTTAGAACAGTTCAATATTATGATCATAAAAATATTTTGAGTCCAAGTGAAGTATCAGAGCATAATCGAAGACTGTATACAGAAGAGGATCTTAATAAATTAAGACTCATCATTACATTGAAAGAAATGAACTTTTCGTTAAAAGAAATCAAAGAACTTATAGATTCAAAACAATCCATCAACACGTTAAATGTATTATTAGAAGAAAAGACAGAAAATCTAAAAGAACGTATTTCAAATAACGAAGCGCAACTTAAACAAATACAATTTATAAAAGATAATATTAGTAAAGAAAGCGAATATCCTGTATCAAATATTCTTAATTTGAAGAAAAAGACAGAACAACATAAAAAAATGAAATCATTTAGAAGAAAATTTTTAGGCGTTAGCGCAATAGTAGGTGTATTTCAATATAGCAGTATATTGACGGCGATCTTGAAAAAGAAATGGACACCATTAATTGTTGTATATCCATTTTTAATTATTTACGCTGCAATAGCTGTCAAAAAATATTATTCCGTCGTGAATTACTTATGCCCAAACTGCCAAAACGAATTTAAGCCGTTATTTTCAGAGTGGGTCAAATCCAATCACACATTCCAAACTAGAAAATTAGAATGCCCACACTGCGGAGAAGAAAGTTATTGTATAGAAACACATGAATAACCTGTTCGATTACCATTAATATCTACCACAAAATGATTACAAAAGTATTGTATAATTCCCTTAAAATCAGTATTGTAAGCGATTACTGTTTGTGCTATATTCAACTTATTAATTATGAAAGTTGGGTAAATATGGAAAATAAAAAATCGAATGTTAGATGGTTTTTTGCTATGGCATTTTTCATTATTGGAATTATTGCATACATGGATCGTTCAAACATTTCAATTATAGCTGGACCTATGATGAAAGATTTAGATATGAATAAAACTCAATTTGGTTTATTAGCGTCATTCTTCTCTTTAGGTTATGCGTTAATGCAAGTGCCTTCAGGTATTCTTGCTGAAAAGTTTGGTCCTAGAAAAATGTTAACAATAGCACTTGTTTGGTGGAGTGCGTTTACTATTTTTACAGGAATAGTTAAACATCATGGTCTGCTTTACTTTGTACGTTTCTTATTTGGTATTGGTGAAGCGCCAATGTATCCATCGAATGCTGTATTCAATAGTTATTGGTTCAATAAAAATGAAAAAGGTCGTGCTTCTTCAGCGTTGTTAGCGGGATCTTATTTCGGTCCGGTTATTGCGCCAATTGTAACGATTGCTATTATGAATGCATTTGGTTGGCAAGCTGTGTTCTATATTTTTGGTTTAGTAGGTATTCTACTTGCAATATTATGGGCAATTATAGCGAAAGATTTGCCAGAACAACATAAAATGGTTAATGAAGCTGAGAAACGCTACATTATGGAGACGAGAGATATTGTAAAAACTGAAAAAACTACTGCGCCATGGAAAGTGTTCTTCAGTCGTTTTAGCTTTTATGCAATTGCAGCACAATATTTTGTTGTTCAGTTTGTTATTACTTTGTTCTTATACTGGTTACCTACATATATTCATGAAGTGTATCATGTGGAATTTAAGAAAATGGGGCTTATCGCAGGAGCGCCATGGCTTGCGATGTTCGTTGTTATCATGTTATGTGGTACAATTTCGGATAAAATTTTATCAAGCGGTAAATCAAAATTCGTAGCACGTGGTTTTATAGCTATTACTGGATTTATCGTATCAGGTATAGCGTTATATCTTTCATTACATACTAATGATTTATATATGAATATTTTATGGTTCTGTGTATGTCTAGCAGGTGTTGGTGCTTCTATGGGTATGAGTTGGGCAACTGCTACAGACTTAGGACGTAACTTTGCTGGTACGGTGTCAGGTTGGATGAACTTATGGGGTAATATCGGCGCATTGTTAAGTCCGTTATTAGCTGGATTCTTTGCTGACAAAATTGGTTGGGCAATGACGTTACAATTAATGTTAGTACCAATCGTATTCGCAATTATCATGTGGTTCTTTATTAAACCTGATAATCCTTTAGTAAAAGAAGATACTGTATAAAAATTATATATGGATATAATAAACAATGGAGCTCCCTTAAAAAGTAGGGATGCTCCATTGTTTATTTTGTCTATGAAATGATACCTTTTGAAGAAGAAAATCATAAGTGTATTTAATTTTCTAGTATAAAAGAGTATGATGTGTAATATAAAACGTTTGTAATTATTTAAACGGTAATCAAAGGAGTATTTAAAATGAGATCATTTGCTAAAATAACAGCTCAAGGTGCTTACGTACCAGAAAAAATTATGGATAATCAAGATTTTGAAAAAATAGTAGATACTTCTGATGAGTGGATACAACAAAGAACAGGTATTGTTGAAAGAAGAATTACACGTGAAGACGAATATACAAGTGACATAAGTTATAAAGCAGTTCTAGATTTACAAGAGAAATATCAAATAGATTTAAGTGATGTAGATATGATCATCAATGCTACGTTAACACCGGACTATAAAACACCGAGTGTTGCATCTTATGTTCAAGCAAAATTAGGCTTAGAAAATGCTGGTGCATTAGACATTAATGCTGCTTGTGCTGGATTTGCTTATGGATTAAACATAGCTAACGGACTGGTTACTTCAGGGCAAAATAAAAAAGTATTAGTATTAGGTTCAGAAACATTATCAAAAATAACAGACTATACGGATCGTGGAACATGTATTCTTTTTGGTGATGGTGCAGGAGCATTTTTAGTAGAATATAGTGAAGAAGAAACGAGCTTCATAGCAAGTAGTTCAGGATCAGATGGCGCTAAAGGACATCATTTATACTGTTCTGAGTTATCTGGAGAAATGTTTGGAGAAGAATTAGAAAATCCAGGTAATATCGTACAAAATGGTCGAGGTGTATACAAATGGGCCGTTACTAACGTACCAAAAATTATCGACGAAACGTTAAGCAAAACAGACTACAATAAAGAAGACTTAAATTGGTTTGCACCACATAGTGCAAATGCCAGAATGATAGAATCAATTTGCGAAAGATCTGGCATAGATAAAGACAAAGCATTAATGAGTCTTAAATACTATGGTAATACATCATCAGCAACGATTCCTTTATCAATAGACTTAGCCGTACAAGAAAATAAAATTAAAAAAGGCGATTTAATTTTCTTAGTCGGATTTGGTGGCGGATTAGCATACGCTTCTACTTTAATTAAATGGACGATATAAGAAATAAATGGTAAGAAAGTGCTTATCTATATTAGACAGATTAATTTAATTCATGCTATTATATACATGAAAAGGGTAACATGCGTGAACATGTTACCCTAAGTGAGCCCGTTCGAAAGACGGTGACTTTAGAAGATTATATAAAAATAACCATCTCAATTCAACTTCTTATAAGTTGATGAGATGGTTTTTTTATGGCAATTATTCGCCCATGCTAACTTTAATATCACTTGGTCCGTCAAGTAATGGTTTTACTGCTTTAAAGAATTCTTGGAAGTGGCTGCTGTTATTATGTGATTCTACAGCTTCTTGATTTTCCCAAATTTCATACATTAAATATGTGTTTGGAGTTGTAGTTGATTTAAAGTGTTCGTATTGCACGTTACCTTGTTCGTTTTGTGATGCTGGAAGAAGATTGTTTATTAACTCTTCGTATTGTTCGATACTATTTTCTTTTACTTGAAATTTTGCATTAATGATGATCATGTCATGACCTCTTTCTATTTTTGTTGAAATACATAAATGAATCATGACAGAGTAAAAAAGGTTTGTAAATTTTTTAGCTTACATAAACAGATATTTTGATATAGTGCCTTGCAACATATAAAATTCAAAGTATATTAAATATATTAGGAGGATTCTCATGCAAAATGAACAAATCGTGTTAGCTAAAAGAGCTGAAGGTATTCCTGAAGATGAAACTTTTCGTTTTGAAAAGATTGAAGTAACAGAACCAAGTAATGATGAAGTATTATTACAATCAATATATATTTCTGTTGATCCATATATGAGAGGTAGAATGAGTTCAGGTAAAAGTTATGTACAACCTTATGAATTAGATAAACCATTAGCAGGACATATTGTCGCTAAAGTTGTGAAATCTAATGCTGATGAATTAAACGAAGGCGATGTTGTAACAGGTGTACTTCCTTGGCAAAGATATATCACTACAAATGCTAAAGCAGTTAGTAAAATTGCTTCAGATGAAGTACCTAGTTACTTATATTTAAGTGTATTAGGTATGCCAGGTATGACTGCTTATCAAGGATTACTTCAAATTGGTAAACCTCAAGAAGGCGAAACAGTAGTCGTATCAGCAGCTTCAGGCGCGGTTGGTTCAGTAGTTGGACAAATTGCAAAAATTAAAGGCGCTCACGTTGTCGGAATTGCCGGCGGTCCTGAAAAAGTAAACTATTTAACAGAAACTTTAGGATTTGATGAAGGTATAGATTACAAAGATAGTCAGTTCGCTGAAAAATTAGAAAAAGCAGTACCTAACGGAATTGACGTATACTTTGAAAACGTAGGCGGTTCTATATCTGATGAAGTATTTAAATATTTAAATAAATTCGCACGTGTACCAGTTTGCGGTTCTATCTCTGCGTATAACAATCCAGAAGAAGATATCGGTCCACGCATTCAACAAGTACTCATTAAAAGCCAAGCATTGATGCAAGGATTTATCGTCGCACAATTTGAAGACGACTTTAAACCAGCAGCTGAACAATTAGCAAAATGGGTAAGCGAAGATAAAATCAAATCAGAAGTTACAATAGATCAAGGCTTTGATCAAATACCAAACGCATTCCGTAAATTATTTACTGGAGATAACTTTGGTAAACAAGTTATACAAATAGCTGAAATATAAAATGAAAGACACCCATAATAGGGCGTGAGACTGTCGACTAAGTTGGCAGTCTTTTTTTGTTTTATGTGGGTTCTGTTTTTTGTAGACCGGTAAACGAAAATACGGTCCGATAAAAAAAATTACCGGACCGAAAAACGAAAATACGGTCCGATAATAAAAATTACCGGACCGAAAAACGGAAATCTGGACCTATAAAAAATTTATAGGTCCAGAAACAGGAAATATGGACCGATAAAAAAAATTATAGGTCCAGAAACGAGAAATATGGACCGATAAATAAAATTATAGGTCCAGAAACGATTGGGTGCGGGTCACCAAATAAAAAAACGCCAAAGTTCTCAGGGGTTTTTTGGCGATTCTACCCAAAACGCTAAAGTTCTCAGAAGATTTTTGGCGATTTTACCCAAAAAACGCACCATATCTTCAAGATATCGTGCGTTCAGCCCATTATCGCACCAAGTCGTCAGCGATATGGTGCGTTTAACCCAATATCGCACCATATTTTCAAGATATCGTGCGTTTCCAAACAACTCGACAAATTCATCTGATCAGAAGCACAAAATACGGCCTACAAAAATAAATTAGTGGTCCGAAAACGAGAAATACGGTCCACAAAATAAATTAGTGGTCCGAAAACGAGAAATACGGTCCACAAAAATAAATTAGTGGTCCGAAAACGAAAAATACAGTCCACAAAAATAAATTAGTGGTCCGAAAACGAGAAATACGGTCCACAAAAATAAATTAGTGGCCCGAAAACGAAAAATACGGTCCACAAAAATAAATTAGTGGCCCGGAAACCAGAAATACGATCCGCAAACACCACTCACTACCACTAATTATTAAATTATGAGCCACGATTTTTCAAAATACGACACAAAACAGAACACTTTTCCAAAAATGTAATATTTCATTTATATTAAAGTTAGTTTAATAAATGACGCATGTTATTGTTTTTACGAAACGCTTAACATACGATAAAAATGTAATATAAAGAAAAGCATGTATAGGGGCAAATATGAAAAAACATTCGTTTATTATGAAGTTACTCGTCGCAATGGCACTTTTGATTACTGCATCTAATACATATCAATCAAGTATAAGTACAAAAACGACACAAGCAGCCGTAGCAAAAAAGGCTTCGAAAAATTACTACACAAAATATCAATGTACATGGTATGTATTTAATAGAAGAACTCAAGCAAAAAAATATATTTATACTAATTGGGGAAATGCTAAAAACTGGGTTTATGCTTCGAAAAAGGTTGGTTATAAAGTTGGTAGAAAACCAGCTAGAGGTGCAATTATGCAATCTACTAGTGGGTATTATGGTCACGTTGCGTATGTTGAACAAGTTTATAGTAATGGGAAAATTAAAGTATCTGAATATAATTATAATAAACCATTAAGATACGGCACGAGAATATTAACGAAAAGCACAGCAGCAAGATACAACTACATTTATTAATATAAAATTAAATATTATAAAGCGCACGCTAAGAGAAAATAATTCAGATTATTTTCTCTTTTTATATTGTAAAAGCGTTTACAACTTTTAAAAAATGTTTTATAATAAAAAGTGGTTATAACCAGTAGGAATAGGAATGATTGAGATGCTTAAGAACACCCATTTATATTATCAAGTTTATATGATGATAAAAGAAAAGATAGTCAGCGGTTTTTATAAAGAAGGTGACAAGTTACCTTCTGAGAGAAAACTTTGTGATGAATATGATGTAAGTCGTATCACAATAAGAGAAGCATTAGAGAAACTTGAAGCGGATAATTTGATACAAAGGGAACACGGTAGAGGTTCATTTGTACTAGGTAATCAGTACAATCAGAAGATGAATAATCTTTATAGTTTTAAAGACGAGATTGAAAAAAATGGTGATAAGGCGATTACAAAAGTAATCAATATTCACAAAGTAAAACCAAGCTTGTATTTACAGGAAAAGATGCAACTTAAATCATTTCAAGAAGTTTATGAATTAAAACGTTTAAGATTAGCAAATGATAGACCGCTTGTATATGAAACGAGTTATTTACCAATTAAGTATTGTGAAGGTCTGGATCAATTTGATTTTAATGAAGTTTCATTATATGAGACATTGAATAACCAATATCAAATTCAGATTAATCATGCTTACGAAACATTAACTGCAAAGTTGTTAACAGAAGAGCAAGCGAAATACTTAGATAAAAATATAAGTGCACCGTGTATGTTTATAGAAAGATACAGTTACGTAGATGATGAAATCATTGAATTTACTGAAAGCGTTGCGAGTGGTAAAGACTATCGTTATACGGTAGACCTTATTTAATATTTAGACAAACTGGTTATGACAACATTACCAATATAGGAGGTAAGTCCATTGTTAAAGAAAACATACACTTATTCGGAAATTAAGCAACAACCTGAAATGTGGAAAGAAACAGAACAAATTGTTGCTAACATTAAACCGAAATTCGAAGCATTTATTAAAAATATAGAAGACAATGCTACAGGAAAGCTTAAAGTGTTGTTTACAGGTGCTGGTTCTTCAGCATATGTAGGGGATATTTTGAGAAATGCAGTTAGCCCTAAAGTTCTAGAAAAATGGGACTTTGAATCTGTTTCAACAACTCACATTGTAACAAGTCCAGATATTTACATAGATGAGGACACAACTTATCTTATCGTTTCATTTGCTAGATCAGGAAATAGCCCAGAAACGAAAGCTACAATTGAGTTGATTGAACAATTATCAGACAAGGCCAATCATTTATTTATTACAAATAATAAAGATGGTTATCTTGCAACTTACGAAGACGAAGATTCAGTATTTAAAGTGATTTTACCTGAACAAACAAATGATAAATCATTAGCAATGACTTCAAGTTTCTCAACGATGTTATTAGCTGGTTACTTATTATTTGAAGGAAAAGTTTCAAGTAGCTTTTATGAAACTTCAGCTTCTTTATTTGAACAGTTAGAAACATTAGCTGACACAACATTAAATAAAGAATTTGAAAAAGTATTCTACGTAGGCACTGGCTTGTTAGGTGAATTAACAAAAGAATTAAGTCTTAAATTAAATGAGTTAACTGGTGGAAGTGTTGAAATAGCGAGAGAAACAACATTAGGGTTCAGACATGGTCCTAAAGCTGGTTTGAAAGACGGTTCGATTTTCATTTTAGTTAGAAGTAACGATGAATATAAAAGAAAATACGAAGCGGATTTATTGAAAGAAGTAAATGAAGTTCAAGATAAATATCAAATTCTTGTATTAGATAGTCAAGCAGGGGAAGGTATTACTCAAATTCCTAACATTGAATCATTGAATGATTTCGAATTAGGGTTGATTTACTTAATGTTTGGCCAATTATTAGCAAGTAAAAAGTCTGTACAATTAGGACTAAATCCAGATAATCCAAGTCCAGATGGTTTTATAAACCGTGTTGTTAAAGGCGTAACAATATATTCATACTAAAGGGTGAACAATATGATCTTAACAAATACGTTAAATCCTTCTATAGATATTAGTTATCAAATTGATGCATTATCAATCGGTGAGGTGCATCGTCCAAGTCAAATTATTAGAAATGCAGGTGGCAAAGGTATTAATGTCACAAAAGTTCTTGAAGAATTAGGTTCAGATGTTACAGCTACAGGTTATTTAGGTGGCGGAAATGGTGAGTGGATTAAAACTCAACTTTCTAAAAGAAATATTAACCAAAAGTTTATAACAATTGAAAATGAAACGAGACAATGTATTTCAATTAATGATGGAAAACACCAAACAGAGATTTTAGAAAGTGGTCCTGAAATTAACGAGGATGAACAAAGTCAATATATTAAACAATTACAAGACATCGCACATCAATACACTGTTGTGACAATTAGTGGTAGTACACCTCATATTCGCAATAATACGAAGACTGCACATTTACAAAGCGTCTTAGAATTATTATCGAATAGTTATAACATTTTAGATGTTAACGCATCTGAATTAAAGCCAATCTTACAAAATGATAGTTTTGTACATGCTATTAAACCTAACCAATCAGAATTTGAAGATTTAATTGAACAGCAAAATTTATCACAACAAGATATTGTCGATGCGTTAAAACAACATACATTGTTTAAAAATATAGACGTGTTTGTAACACTCGGCTCAGAAGGCGCAATTGTTAAATGGAATGATGAAATTTATCAAGCTACCATTCCTAAAGTAGAAGTGAAAAATCCAGTAGGTTCTGGTGATTCAACGGTTGCTGGTTTAGCTTATAGTGTTGACAGAAATTTAGATCCAATTGAAACAATACAAACTGCATTAGCTTGTGGGACTTCAAATGCTACACAGATAGAAACGGGACATATTGATTTAAACCAAGTTAAAGAATATATAAAAAAAGTGGGAGTTGTGAAATTAACATGACAAATAAAGATATTTCAAAGTTAATTAATGAAGAAGGCGTTTTTGCAGCAATAGCAGTAGACCAACGTGGTGCACTACAAAGACTTTTAGGTGAAGAAGGAACAGCGGAAAACGTATCATTATTTAAAAAGTTA encodes the following:
- a CDS encoding 1-phosphofructokinase family hexose kinase, which codes for MILTNTLNPSIDISYQIDALSIGEVHRPSQIIRNAGGKGINVTKVLEELGSDVTATGYLGGGNGEWIKTQLSKRNINQKFITIENETRQCISINDGKHQTEILESGPEINEDEQSQYIKQLQDIAHQYTVVTISGSTPHIRNNTKTAHLQSVLELLSNSYNILDVNASELKPILQNDSFVHAIKPNQSEFEDLIEQQNLSQQDIVDALKQHTLFKNIDVFVTLGSEGAIVKWNDEIYQATIPKVEVKNPVGSGDSTVAGLAYSVDRNLDPIETIQTALACGTSNATQIETGHIDLNQVKEYIKKVGVVKLT
- a CDS encoding SIS domain-containing protein; the encoded protein is MLKKTYTYSEIKQQPEMWKETEQIVANIKPKFEAFIKNIEDNATGKLKVLFTGAGSSAYVGDILRNAVSPKVLEKWDFESVSTTHIVTSPDIYIDEDTTYLIVSFARSGNSPETKATIELIEQLSDKANHLFITNNKDGYLATYEDEDSVFKVILPEQTNDKSLAMTSSFSTMLLAGYLLFEGKVSSSFYETSASLFEQLETLADTTLNKEFEKVFYVGTGLLGELTKELSLKLNELTGGSVEIARETTLGFRHGPKAGLKDGSIFILVRSNDEYKRKYEADLLKEVNEVQDKYQILVLDSQAGEGITQIPNIESLNDFELGLIYLMFGQLLASKKSVQLGLNPDNPSPDGFINRVVKGVTIYSY
- a CDS encoding GntR family transcriptional regulator yields the protein MLKNTHLYYQVYMMIKEKIVSGFYKEGDKLPSERKLCDEYDVSRITIREALEKLEADNLIQREHGRGSFVLGNQYNQKMNNLYSFKDEIEKNGDKAITKVINIHKVKPSLYLQEKMQLKSFQEVYELKRLRLANDRPLVYETSYLPIKYCEGLDQFDFNEVSLYETLNNQYQIQINHAYETLTAKLLTEEQAKYLDKNISAPCMFIERYSYVDDEIIEFTESVASGKDYRYTVDLI